TGGAAGCCGCCGCCGCGGGCGGTGGCCAGCACCGTGCCGTCGGCGCCGACCAGGGCCAGGTCGGTCTTGCTGTTGCCGGCGTCGATGGCGAGGACGCCGGGCAGGTGTGCGGAGTGGCTCATCGGCCGGTCCCCCCGTGGTGGTGCTCGGTGGTGGTGCGGTGGTGCTCCGCCATGGTGCCGGTCACGCCCAGCTCAGGTGGTCGTGGTTGTGGGCCAGCAGCCGGTCGGTGAGCTGGTCGGCGAGTTCGATCTGCCCGACCAGCGGGTGGGCGAGCAGTGCGTCGAAGACCCGGTCCCGGCCGCCGTGCAGCGCGGCGTCCAACGCCAGGTGCTCGTACGCGGTGACGTTGGCGATCAGGCCCGCGTAGAGCGGTTCGACCGGGCGCTGGGGCAGCGGGCGGACCCCGGCGGCGTCCACCTCGGCCGGGACCTCGATCACCGCGTCGTCGGGCAGGAACGGCAGCACGCCGTCGTTGCGGGTGTTGACCACCTGGACGGTGGTGCGGCCGTCGGTGCCCAGCAGCGCGGCGATCAGCTGCACCGCGGCCTCGGAGTAGAACGCGCCGCCGCGCTTGCCGAGCAGCTCGGGCTTGGTGTCCAGGGCCGGGTCGGCGTACATCTCCAGCAGCTGCTTCTCGATCGCGGCGACCTCGGCGGCCCGGGAGCCCTTGACCTTCAGCTCCTCGACCACCACGTCGTGCTGGTAGAAGTACCGCAGGTAGTAGGAGGGGACGACGCCGAGCCGGCGGACCACCGGCAGCGGCAGGTGCAGGTCGGCGGCGATCTCCGGGCCGTGCTCGGCGAGCAGTTGCGGCAGCACCTCGCGGCCGGTGGCGGCGCCGGGGGCGTCGAGCAGGGTGACGCCGCGCTCCCAGGTCAGGTGGTTCAGACCGACGTGGTCCAGGCGCACCAGCTCCGGGTCGACGCCCAGGTGGGCGGCGAACTTGCGCTGGAAGCCGATCGCCACGTTGCACAGGCCGACGGCCTTGTGCCCGGCGGTCTGCAGGGCGCGGGTGACGATGCCGACCGGGTTGGTGAAGTCGACGATCCAGGCGTCCGGGTTGGTGCGGCGGACCTGCTCGGCGATGTCCAGCACCACCGGGACGGTGCGCAGCGCCTTGGCGAGGCCGCCCGCGCCGGTGGTCTCCTGGCCGACGCAGCCGCACTCCAGCGGCCAGGTCTCGTCCTTGTCGCGGGCCGCCTGCCCGCCGACCCGCAGCTGGAGCAGCACCGCGTCGGCGCCCTGGACGCCCGCGGTGACGTCGGTGGCGGTGGTGACGGTGGCGCCGTGGCCCTGTTTGGCGAAGA
This is a stretch of genomic DNA from Kitasatospora fiedleri. It encodes these proteins:
- a CDS encoding 6-phospho-beta-glucosidase gives rise to the protein MKLAIVGGGSTYTPELIDGFARLRDTLPIRELVLIDPAADRLELIAGLARRIFAKQGHGATVTTATDVTAGVQGADAVLLQLRVGGQAARDKDETWPLECGCVGQETTGAGGLAKALRTVPVVLDIAEQVRRTNPDAWIVDFTNPVGIVTRALQTAGHKAVGLCNVAIGFQRKFAAHLGVDPELVRLDHVGLNHLTWERGVTLLDAPGAATGREVLPQLLAEHGPEIAADLHLPLPVVRRLGVVPSYYLRYFYQHDVVVEELKVKGSRAAEVAAIEKQLLEMYADPALDTKPELLGKRGGAFYSEAAVQLIAALLGTDGRTTVQVVNTRNDGVLPFLPDDAVIEVPAEVDAAGVRPLPQRPVEPLYAGLIANVTAYEHLALDAALHGGRDRVFDALLAHPLVGQIELADQLTDRLLAHNHDHLSWA